One segment of Mus caroli chromosome 6, CAROLI_EIJ_v1.1, whole genome shotgun sequence DNA contains the following:
- the Ppp1r3a gene encoding protein phosphatase 1 regulatory subunit 3A, whose amino-acid sequence MEPAEEPGQISKDNFLEVPNLSDSVCEDEEVKATFKPGFSPQPSRRGSGSSEDLYLDTPTSASRRVSFADSLGFSLVSVKEFDCWELPSVSTDFDLSGDVFHTDEYVLSPLFDVPSSTEKLMEQLQVQKAVLESAEHLPGSSMKGIIRVLNVSFEKLVYVRMSLDDWQTHYDILAEYVPNSCDGETDQFSFKISLVPPYQKEGGKVEFCIRYETSAGTFWSNNNGTNYILVCQKKRKEPEPVKPLEEAPSRQIKGCLKVKSRSKEEPLLAPEENKFETLKLTESYIPTIICSHEDKDDLGANHQNVKDINKKHDEHNGKELDLMINQRLITSQDEKNTFATDTVNFTNKAEGSEKKQAYHEINTDLFMGPLSPSLSAESSLKRDFYHSRNYSPGNEYGHPHSEEIISDMGEKGPSLGDTSSDELMQLELCSKEDLDDNANPANGSGRECSSFDQLMACSLKNNEAGIKKPGIKDYKYSHGDSTKLEESNASSRDDYAKVDNKKEKQTCLGVNENPSKNFQSVFQTQEGQMGYPKISTEGDKANNQDLTSLLSKDITANTWAVTVDPCPSTNAKRSWREVGSGSNLEPGTSDLSSPRNFNLLTDDHLFQADRENSDSSNPEDQNMNTRHRKKWNVLETQPETSETESDIAKHTKEQAEYKDMWEKRDNGRNLKATPTEQWFTCRQTECYELSSLADHGITEKAQAVTAYIIKTTLESTPESASARGKAIIAKLPQETARNDRPIEVKETAFDPHEGRKDDSHYSLCHGDTAGVIHDNDFERESHLDICNLRVDEMKKEKTTSTCSPQKTYDKEKHGIGSVTSTDEPSQVITGNQKATSKLDLHLGVLPTDRAIFQANAELELLQELSRRTDFNAVHSAFNSDTASASRDSSQVSRHCSKKSVPSYGEEKAVTNTTLQSIPTKSEYNWHPESEVLGHAMSKPEDVFKSSEIMKSGSGGERGGGPILQQKEGSLENSQGPMIFINDSLENVDEASSENEGLTHSGQSQCCLGDKGSVSSASPTVPTQELEAQGRESLLSISTNSKIPYFLLFLIFLATVYYYDLMIGLAFYLFSLYWLYWEGGRQRESVKKK is encoded by the exons ATGGAGCCCGCTGAAGAACCTGGTCAGATTAGCAAAGATAACTTTTTAGAAGTTCCTAATCTGTCTGATTCTGTGTGTGAGGATGAAGAAGTTAAGGCGACCTTCAAGCCTGGCTTCTCCCCTCAGCCAAGCAGACGGGGGTCAGGATCTTCTGAAGACTTGTATCTGGACACTCCAACCTCAGCTTCCCGGAGAGTTTCCTTTGCTGACAGCCTGGGATTCAGCCTTGTGTCTGTTAAAGAATTTGATTGCTGGGAACTACCAAGTGTTTCAACTGATTTTGACTTAAGTGGGGATGTTTTCCACACAGATGAATATGTTTTATCTCCACTGTTTGACGTGCCTTCTTCAACAGAAAAGCTTATGGAACAACTTCAAGTCCAGAAAGCTGTGCTGGAGTCTGCTGAACACCTTCCCGGGTCAAGTATGAAGGGCATTATTCGAGTTCTGAACGTTTCTTTTGAGAAGTTAGTGTATGTGCGCATGTCTTTGGATGACTGGCAGACACATTATGACATTTTAGCAGAATATGTTCCTAACTCGTGCGACGGTGAGACTGACCAATTCTCTTTTAAGATTTCATTGGTTCCGCCTTATCAAAAAGAGGGCGGTAAAGTGGAGTTTTGTATACGCTATGAAACGTCTGCTGGTACATTTTGGTCAAATAATAATGGCACAAATTATATATTGGTTTgtcaaaagaagaggaaggagccagAGCCTGTAAAGCCGTTGGAGGAAGCACCTAGTAGACAAATAAAAGGCTGCTTAAAGGTAAAATCACG cAGTAAAGAAGAACCATTGCTAGcaccagaagaaaataaatttgagacTTTAAAGCTCACAg AGTCCTACATCCCAACAATCATTTGTTCTCACGAGGACAAGGATGACTTGGGAGCCAATCATCAAAATGTAAAAGATATCAACAAGAAGCATGACGAACATAATGGAAAGGAATTAGACTTGATG ATAAACCAACGGTTAATAACTTCCCAGGATGAAAAGAATACATTTGCAACAGATACAGTCAATTTCACAAATAAAGCTGAAGGGTCAGAGAAGAAGCAAGCTTACCATGAAATCAACACTGACTTGTTCATGGGGCCTTTGTCTCCAAGTTTATCAGCAGAAAGTTCCTTAAAGAGAGATTTCTATCATAGCAGAAACTATTCCCCAGGAAATGAATATGGTCATCCACATTCAGAGGAAATTATTTCAGATATGGGAGAAAAAGGTCCGTCACTGGGAGATACTAGTTCTGATGAGTTAATGCAATTGGAACTCTGCAGCAAGGAAGACCTGGATGATAATGCCAACCCAGCCAATGGGAGTGGCAGAGAGTGTTCTTCCTTCGATCAACTAATGGCGTGTAGTCTCAAGAATAACGAAGCAGGAATCAAGAAACCTGGAATAAAAGATTACAAATATTCACATGGAGATTCCACAAAATTGGAAGAATCAAATGCATCTTCCAGAGATGATTATGCCAAAGTCGATAATAAAAAGGAGAAGCAAACATGCTTAGGTGTTAATGAAAACCCAAGCAAGAATTTTCAATCAGTATTCCAGACCCAAGAGGGACAAATGGGGTACCCAAAAATAAGCACTGAAGGGGATAAAGCTAATAACCAAGACTTGACAAGTCTACTGAGCAAAGATATTACAGCTAACACCTGGGCGGTGACAGTAGATCCCTGTCCTTCCACAAATGCCaaaaggagttggagagaagTTGGAAGTGGTAGCAATTTAGAACCAGGAACTAGTGATCTTAGCTCTCCAAGGAATTTCAACCTTCTGACTGATGATCATCTTTTTCAAGCTGACAGGGAAAACTCAGACTCTAGCAATCCTGAAGATCAGAATATGAACACACGgcatagaaaaaaatggaacgTTCTGGAAACCCAGCCAGAAACAAGTGAGACCGAATCAGATATAGCCAAGCATACCAAAGAACAAGCAGAGTATAAAGACATGTGGGAAAAAAGAGATAACGGTAGGAATCTGAAAGCTACTCCTACAGAACAATGGTTTACCTGCCGACAGACAGAATGCTATGAACTGTCTTCTCTTGCTGATCATGGTATTACTGAGAAAGCACAAGCAGTTACAGCTTACATAATTAAGACAACATTAGAAAGTACTCCAGAAAGCGCGTCTGCTAGAGGAAAAGCAATAATTGCTAAGCTACCTCAAGAGACAGCACGAAATGACAGGCCCATCGAGGTAAAAGAAACAGCGTTTGATCCACATGAAGGGAGGAAAGATGATTCACATTATTCCCTTTGTCATGGAGATACAGCAGGTGTAATCCATGACAATGATTTTGAAAGGGAGTCACATTTAGATATTTGTAATTTACGTGTGGATGaaatgaagaaggagaaaaccaCATCTACGTGCTCTCCTCAGAAGACATATGACAAGGAGAAACATGGGATTGGAAGTGTAACATCTACAGACGAACCTTCACAGGTCATTACAGGCAATCAAAAAGCTACGTCAAAACTGGATTTACATTTGGGAGTGTTACCAACAGACAGAgcaatattccaagcaaatgcaGAACTTGAGCTGCTTCAAGAATTATCAAGGAGAACAGACTTCAATGCTGTTCACTCTGCATTTAACTCAGACACTGCCAGCGCTTCTCGGGACAGCTCTCAAGTTTCCAGACACTGCTCTAAAAAATCAGTACCTTCTTACGGTGAAGAGAAAGCAGTTACTAACACAACCCTCCAGTCTATTCCTACCAAATCAGAATATAATTGGCACCCAGAAAGTGAGGTCTTGGGCCATGCCATGTCTAAACCTGAAGATGTTTTCAAAAGTTCAGAAATAATGAAATCAGGTAGTGGAGGAGAACGAGGCGGGGGTCCAATTCTCCAACAAAAAGAAGGCAGCTTAGAAAACTCCCAAGGCCCGATGATTTTTATCAATGATTCTCTTGAAAATGTGGATGAAGCGAGTTCTGAAAATGAAGGGTTAACACATTCTGGACAGTCACAGTGTTGTCTGGGTGACAAAGGATCAGTGAGCTCTGCTTCTCCTACTGTCCCTACCCAGGAACTGGAAGCTCAAGGCAGGGAGTCTCTGCTTTCAATATCCACCAACTCTAAAATACcgtatttccttttgtttctgatatTTCTTGCAACTGTCTACTACTATGACTTAATGATAGGCTTGGCGTTCTACCTTTTTTCGTTATACTGGTTGTACTGGGAAGGGGGGAGGCAAAGAGAGTCTGTCAAGAAAAAGTGA